From one Chloroflexi bacterium ADurb.Bin180 genomic stretch:
- a CDS encoding Glutaredoxin, whose translation MDTKHVEGKTKGKIMVYALSTCGWCRKVKAFLDGEGLAYDYVDVDLESGPEKSRILDEVRKWNPKTSFPTVVINDRECVVGYQTDRIKELLGL comes from the coding sequence ATGGATACGAAGCATGTGGAGGGCAAGACCAAGGGCAAGATCATGGTTTATGCCCTGAGCACCTGCGGCTGGTGCCGCAAGGTCAAAGCCTTCCTGGATGGCGAAGGCCTGGCCTATGACTATGTGGACGTAGACCTCGAAAGCGGACCGGAGAAGAGCCGGATTCTGGACGAAGTGCGCAAATGGAATCCCAAGACCTCCTTTCCGACCGTAGTCATCAATGACCGCGAGTGCGTTGTCGGCTACCAGACCGACCGTATCAAGGAGCTGCTTGGACTATGA